ACGCCAGGATTGCAATGCCGGCAATGCTCCCGTCCGGGGTGCGGGCGATCAGAAGATCGCGCTCCTCGCCGAAGTCGGCGAAATCGCTGGCATAGAGGCGGGCGAGATCCGGCGCCCAATGCGCACCATCGATGCTGAGCCCGGTCTGGATCTCGCCATGGCTGATATAGGCGGTATCCTGTCCGATTATCGCCGCAGCGAAGGATGCCGCCGCCGCGGCGCTGGCGGGCGACTTGTCCCATGCGAATGTCAGGTCGGTCTGCATGGGCGCACCTTGTTTCGGATCGGGCAGCGGGTCAATCAGCCGGTTCGCCGGGTGCCTCGGTGGGCAGGTCGTCAATGAAGGTGTCCTGATAATATTTGGCGCATTCCTCGATATAGCCATAAGTCTCAATGCTGTAATATTCGAGGATATAGGTTTTGAAAACGTCCTGCGCGTGGGCGTCGAACTTGCGCTGGCCATTTTTCGGGTTGATGATGCGATGGCAGTAAAAAGTCAGATCTCCGAATAATTTTTTGTCTATATTTGTCGATCTTAGATCGGTTACGGTCTGCTGGATGATCGAGAGGAAGACGTCGAAGCATGTCCGGTAGGTGTAGAGGTCGGCATCTTCCCAATTGGCATTCTTCACGATCGGCAGCGCTTCCACGAAACGCTCCCAGTTGATCCGCATGATCTCGGGCGAGATCTGGTCTGGCATCGGGTTCGCGGCGAAGAAGGGTTTCAGATCCGCCGGGATCAGCGCCGGCCCGTCACGCCAGTCGAGAATGCGGAAGATCAGCGCGACCTTGGGGTCGTTCGACATGTCGGACAGCAGCTTGCGGACGAACTCGGACCGACGCCACGCCGTTTCTTCCTCATGGCGTTCCGCCGTCTGCTGGAGTTGCTTTCGCGCATGCCTGAGTTGTGAGAAGGCAAAATAGAATCCTCCGCCCGCGACCGTCGCGCTGACGAGCGATCCAATGAATGTCGGGCTGTTGATGAGCGCAACGGCCCATTCTCCCAGCGTTGTGGCATGTTGCACGGCATCGC
The window above is part of the Sphingomonas sanxanigenens DSM 19645 = NX02 genome. Proteins encoded here:
- a CDS encoding GNAT family N-acetyltransferase, which translates into the protein MQTDLTFAWDKSPASAAAAASFAAAIIGQDTAYISHGEIQTGLSIDGAHWAPDLARLYASDFADFGEERDLLIARTPDGSIAGIAILAWEESSRRRFAVLEDMVVAPLNRSSGVGGQLVRLVEERVKERGVAWLFLESGLRNERAHQFFEREGFHMTGHVFVKQIEP